From one Gemmatimonadaceae bacterium genomic stretch:
- a CDS encoding N(4)-(beta-N-acetylglucosaminyl)-L-asparaginase: MPLSRRDFIERSSALAAAGFLPRLPDHLFDPAGEPLEPPGTTPGFRARPCVVSSANGIRGVKVAYDKIMAGEDPLDAAIAGVNIQELDPDDQSVGLGGFPNEEGVVQLDASCMHGPTKRAGSVAAIEDIATPSLVAKAVMDYTDHVMIVGAGAKKFAKAMGFKETNLLTEKTRQDWMRWKARLNPNDFWLDHDEDIKIKFSTGTINMNAVDAKGDLGSVTTTSGMAWKIPGRIGDSPICGAGQYCDNLVGAAGSTGRGEANIKACSSFLIVEFMRQGMGPQEACLKVLERVVATTEARLLNAQGRPKFDLEFYAITKDGRFGGATMFSGGRFAVCDSAGARLVDAAYLYKR; encoded by the coding sequence ATGCCACTGTCTCGTCGCGACTTCATTGAGCGCTCTTCGGCGCTGGCCGCGGCCGGCTTCCTGCCGCGCCTCCCCGATCACCTGTTCGACCCCGCCGGCGAACCGCTGGAGCCCCCCGGTACGACCCCCGGCTTCCGGGCGCGGCCCTGCGTGGTGTCGTCGGCGAACGGCATCCGGGGAGTGAAGGTCGCCTACGACAAGATCATGGCCGGCGAGGATCCGCTCGATGCCGCGATTGCCGGCGTCAACATTCAGGAGCTCGACCCCGACGATCAATCGGTGGGGCTTGGCGGCTTCCCGAATGAAGAGGGGGTCGTGCAGCTCGATGCGTCGTGCATGCACGGGCCGACCAAGCGGGCCGGTTCGGTGGCGGCGATCGAAGACATCGCCACGCCCTCGCTCGTGGCCAAGGCGGTCATGGACTACACCGACCACGTCATGATCGTCGGCGCCGGCGCCAAGAAGTTCGCCAAGGCGATGGGCTTCAAGGAGACGAATCTCCTCACCGAAAAGACCCGCCAGGACTGGATGCGCTGGAAGGCACGGCTCAATCCGAACGACTTCTGGCTCGACCACGACGAGGACATCAAGATCAAGTTCTCGACGGGGACGATCAACATGAACGCGGTGGACGCCAAGGGTGACCTGGGCTCGGTGACGACGACCAGCGGCATGGCGTGGAAGATCCCGGGGCGCATCGGCGACTCGCCGATCTGCGGGGCGGGGCAGTACTGCGACAACCTCGTGGGCGCGGCGGGGAGCACGGGGCGCGGCGAGGCGAATATCAAGGCCTGCTCGTCGTTCCTGATCGTCGAGTTCATGCGCCAGGGGATGGGGCCGCAGGAGGCCTGCCTCAAGGTGCTCGAGCGCGTCGTGGCCACGACCGAGGCGCGGCTCTTGAATGCGCAGGGGCGGCCGAAGTTCGATCTCGAGTTCTACGCCATCACCAAGGACGGTCGCTTCGGCGGGGCCACCATGTTCTCGGGCGGCCGCTTCGCCGTCTGCGACTCGGCTGGCGCACGCCTCGTGGACGCGGCCTACCTGTACAAGCGGTGA